From the genome of Lutzomyia longipalpis isolate SR_M1_2022 chromosome 2, ASM2433408v1, one region includes:
- the LOC129791425 gene encoding probable zinc transporter protein DDB_G0282067, whose amino-acid sequence MLENFPRECRVDIKRGVRVSSNQYRVVQSVTKMVSRTAIFVGVAVALLGVICAARALRLPHYDLEVAGSGKNEEWKHGGGKDHHSDEHSSKGEKGEKGYKGSHGYEKGEKGHHDKEGHKGQYGEEEGYKKKHFDEGGYHHESDKGEKGEKGHKYEEKGSFSKGHSTKGKHEIHKVDEFKKDKKFYDEDHDEGFEEKHGDFHEDHGYKKGGSHKKGHHKSGKHHDHYGKKGSHKKGSHHHDHSGHKGEKGHDEHHSHKSEYGKKGGSDHHKKFGHSKGHKH is encoded by the coding sequence ATGCTGGAGAATTTTCCTCGAGAGTGCCGTGTGGATATAAAACGGGGTGTGAGGGTCTCAAGCAATCAGTATCGAGTTGTACAATCGGTGACAAAGATGGTGTCAAGAACAGCGATTTTCGTTGGTGTTGCAGTGGCGTTGTTGGGTGTTATTTGTGCAGCACGGGCACTTAGGCTACCCCACTATGATCTGGAAGTAGCTGGGTCAGGGAAGAACGAGGAATGGAAGCATGGTGGTGGAAAGGATCATCATTCGGATGAGCATTCGTCCAAGGGTGAGAAGGGTGAGAAAGGATACAAAGGCTCCCATGGGTATGAGAAGGGAGAGAAGGGTCATCACGACAAGGAAGGGCACAAGGGGCAGTACGGCGAGGAGGAGGGATACAAGAAGAAGCACTTCGATGAAGGAGGATACCACCATGAGAGCGATAAGGGCGAGAAGGGTGAGAAGGGGCACAAGTACGAAGAGAAGGGCAGCTTCAGCAAAGGACACTCCACCAAGGGAAAGCACGAGATCCACAAGGTTGATGAATTCAAGAAAGACAAGAAATTCTACGATGAAGACCACGATGAGGGCTTCGAGGAGAAACACGGAGACTTCCACGAGGATCATGGCTACAAGAAGGGCGGATCCCACAAGAAGGGACACCACAAGTCAGGCAAACACCACGATCACTACGGCAAGAAGGGCAGCCACAAGAAGGGAAGCCACCACCACGATCACTCCGGGCACAAGGGTGAGAAGGGACACGATGAGCACCATTCCCACAAGTCTGAGTACGGCAAGAAGGGTGGCAGCGATCATCACAAGAAATTCGGACACAGCAAGGGTCACAAGCACTAA